From the Manihot esculenta cultivar AM560-2 chromosome 14, M.esculenta_v8, whole genome shotgun sequence genome, the window ATTGGATGGACAAGTAAGGTACGACTAGGAATCAAACTAGCAAAGCAACATACGCATTCTTGCCACAAAAGTATGGGATAGTGATCAGTACCCAGGAACAGTAGGGAAATGAAGGATTTATAGAAGCAACTTAAGGTTTTAATATTAGGTTTCTGGAACTGGGCTGACGACTAAAGGCCACATTATGAATGATGGGAGTAAAAGACTTCACATTACTTCTTCGCACACACATTTTGGAGCCCCCTTGTaaagtaaatttatatatcatTAATCAACCTCTTGATGTCTCAATATATCTATGTCTATATCTATATATGTCCACAAACAAACCTTTAACGTCTCAAAACCAAGCTTCCAAGTTTTCAACCTAGAAAtaacaaaattacaaaaattctaGAGTTCTTTGTTCCAACCTTTCTTCAATCTGCATCAGGAATGTTGTACAAATGTTAATGGTAGTTTTATAAGGGTTTGATTAGCGGCTAAACTCATCAAAATTGGGTGTATCTAACAAGGCGCTTTCCTTTCAGCCTAAGATTCAGACAGCTAAACATTAGCAAATAGCAAATGCAAGAAAGTATTTAGAACATACGTTATCAAGTAACAAATTTACCTCAGCTTGCTTGTATAGAAATTCATAGCTACTACATTTGCTTTCTGGACAGTTAAGACTACGGCACTCATGCAGTTCTACAAAAAAGGGAATCACTAAGCAGAACAGCACGATTTCGCAAAAGAGATTGAATATTGATCACACAAAAGAAGacgaaacaaaagaaaaaggcaGCATTAAATACCTTGCGAGCAATAAGCTCAagcaattgcattaagaatttCCCTAATCCCTTCCCTTGTGCACGAGATTCCAGCTGAATTTCATAGACATAAAGCACAGGCATCTCTTCCTCCAGAGTAAATCGGTAATGTACAAATCCAACCAATGAATGTTCCCCATCTAAAATCACCTTCTCTTCATTACTGGAAGCCTCGTACACGAATATATAACGTGCTTCAGGCGTAACCAGTTCCCTTCGCTTCACCTTCTCTTCAGCAGCCCATTCAGGGCCATAATGCCTCTCCATATTATCCTTGAGAAGGTTTTGGAGACAACGCTTAAGAGAAGAGGAGATTTTATCCCCTCTCCCAGATTCCAAGTATACCGACAGCCCTAATAATCAAATGGAGATATTTACatatagaagaagaagaagaagaagaagaagaaaaagaagggaTTGGTATTACCATTCGAATCGAAATGGCGAAATGGTGGGAAAGAAGCAAGATGATCCTTCACAGAAGAAGCTGCTTTGATCAATTCATCGAATGCCTTCCTCCTTTCCAAAATCTAGAAACCAAATTTGGGAGTTTATTAGGAATCAAAATGAGATCTGTAGAAGTAAGGTTCTGTCCGACTGTGTGTACTACCTCTCTGCGTTTAGGCATCTTATGTGTGGTAAGCTGTTTTTGTGAGACTGAATATTGGTTGAGAGGGCAGTCGACTCCTTCGCCGCCGTCGCCGCCCAAGAGGTTGGCCGGTTAACGCCGTTCCCTTTCCCTCATAACTGTTTATTTGGGCCGTATAACAACTCGGGCCACATATGCCAGGACAGCCGACTAGAGTGAAATAAGGTTTTGTACCCTCTCAAGCAGCTTGGAAATTTTTTGGGCCAGTGGTTAATGTTATAAAAGACAAAACTCAATATTCTAAATTTgtattttgtatattttattatttaggcaaatattatttaatgcaGTATTAGAGcgaaattaattaagaaatttatgtatttttaaaaataaattaattaagctTTCTTATATGAATAAAGATTCCTAATCAGAAATCCTAAACAAAGTATGAGACCTGTAGGAATTCTGACTCAATGCTAGTAAACAGGGGCcaaataactatttaataagTACTTTGTTTGGGCCCATCTAATAAAAAACCTTTCACGATtaaaacagttttttttttttttaaatttaagtatcAGAGTGATATTGTGGCAACTGACTCATTTACTGCCTTTatgttgttttctatgtttGATAGGATTAAGCCGCATAATTTCAACCGATTTTAGCATTTATGGGTTTAGTTTGGTGGTAATTTTAACTGATTTTAGTATtcacaaatttaatttagtgaTAAGTACATCTGAACTCCTCCAATCTCCGCAtaccattttaaaaaatatatatataattattttatgtattttaaaactatttattataattattattgttattattattatcaattatgtttaatttaattaattttttaataaaagttgaaattaaataaaaattaggcTAAAATttactcaattaaaaaataacaaaaatttagagattaaattgtaatttactttttaaaataatctttttgaaaacttttataatttttttttccttccattagtttttcattttttctttttcgctAAGAAGTGAATATTCAGTATGTttgtttttaattgaaaaaatgaaagttaaaattttaggatttattaaaatcaaccaaattaatttttgataaaaatcaatttaaatcgaattgaattggtTCAATTTAATCgattaactttttaattgacattttatttttttatattttatttttgatattttaaaatttaattaaaatattttaatttttattatagtttgatttttcaatattataaaaaataacataatatttCTCTATAATATGTTCcatttgattttattgattttttttattaaaattaaattgaagtaaaataattaaaattttagaaaataaaaattaaaccaaactatataaaataaaaaatttgaattaaattaataaattaatttaattcaatcatttttttcaatttaactaAAAATTGATCCCGATTCTCTCCCCTCCTTAATTTCTTCTCCTTTCCTAATAGTCTCTTCTCTCTTTTCatgtcttttcttcttttcattccACCCCTTGTGGACCAATGATGATAGCAACAGTCCTAGCAACATCAGGCACTGTCGATGAGCCAATGAATATCAATAATGAACATGTCGTGAAACCGATGTGAGATATTCAAGTTCCTTCAATGGCTacgttagattttttttttctttgatattTAAATGTTTGCAATTCCACTGTTATGGACTCTTCTTCTCTCCAACTTTTGTTCCTAACCAATGTCACTAGATTTTGGATGGTAAGAGAGGGAGATTAGTGATTGATCTTCCCATTGCCTTTCAAGACCAATTCGTCTTATCAGTGATTGGAATGGATTATCAAAACCTATCTTCTTTTATCTTgataattttgtttttattagtATCAATCATCCTCAATCATCCTCAATCGaatattgaataataaattGATGTTACATAACAACCGTCCAAAATAAGTAGTGAATTATCACTTTACTTAGGGTACAATATGAAGAAAAGATGGTCTATCTCGAGGAATATCACTTACAAAGTAAAGTCACGTAGAAGGGtacagatatgaagaaaagacGGTCTATCTCGAGGAAGGAAGTTCCGGACACCTAAAACATTTGGATCATCATCAAAGACTCACCCTTCTCTTAGCAAGGCGAGTCTCGACACAAAATTACCAGTAACAGGCATAGTCCAATGCATACCTATTACACTTGTAATCGCGGGATTGCCATTTTATTAGCCGGTTATATCCCTTATCAAACAATCGGCCGCATCATCGCTAGATTATCGAAAAATTCTATATTCATCATCACCTACTTATggtataaaaggagaatgatAGAATCTTTTGAATCTTCAATATGCATTTGGATTACAACCGGTCTTCTATTCATTTTCTCCGAAAGAAACCTTTTTCTCTCCTTTCACTTCTAAAATGGTCGGTAGTTCGCGAGCTGCTGCTAATATTGTTAGCAACGAGGGATTTATCATTTTTTCTACTCCCGACAACAATAGAAAAAATACACTTCCAATGGTCAACGAAGtagatattaataatttaaataacaaaCAGATACTCCAATACATCCAAAGGCTGCAGGCTACCCGTTTGGTAATGGTAAAACTGGGCATTTTTTGGAGGATGTCTGTATAGAgaaaagggtttttgtattatttactgaacgtattacagaagcttatataatacaagtctacaactaactaaatacaagataagtatacagctataactcaaatactaaaaataagtatacagctataactcaaatattaaaaatagataaaattgttATAATTAGTCTTTATCCCTAAtatctacaactaactaaatacaagataagtatacagctataactcaaatacttaaaaatagataaaactgttatagttagtctttatccttaatacgCCCCCGCAAGATTGAGACGCCATTGGAAACTCCAATCTTGGTTCTAAAGTAACAaaactgagttcttcccaaagcctttgtaagcacatcaacaacttgatcttttgaacttatgtgaagaacccttaactgtccagcattaattttctcgcgaacaaaatggtaatccagtgcaagatgcttcatcctagtatgatagattggattggcgcagaagtaagtcgcaccaagattatcacaatgaaggactggtggttgtgatattggttctcccaaatcttgtaatAAACTTTGAACCCAAAATACCTCTGCTGCAACATTGGCTAAGGCTTTGTACTCAGCCTCTGTAGAAGATCGTGAGACAGTCTTTTGCCGACTAGATTTTCAAGAGATAATATTAGAACCAAGATATAGAACATAAGCAGTTGTAGACCGCCCATTATCAAGGACACCACCCCAATCAGAATCAGAGAAGGTAGACAGAGTATGAGTGGAATTTCGATTGAGAAATAAGCCATAATGTATGGTTCCTTTGAGATATCGCAAAACATGTTTCAGTGCTTGAATATGAGTTTGCGTCGGTGCATGCATAAACTGTGACAGCCGATTCACtgcaaaagaaacatcaggacGCGTAATTGCCAAATATTGAAGAGATCCAACAATTTGGCGATATACGGTGGAATCAGTTGAACTAGAACCATTATTTAAGATCAGCTTGTCTCCTGTAGACATAGGAGTATTCACCTCTTTAGCTCCAGCCATATCAAATCGGTCTAACAAATTAGCAATATGTCGATGTTGCGAAAGAAATAATCCTGCAGCTGTAGAAATTACTTCAAGCcccaaaaaatgatttaatattcccaaatctttgatagagaactgagcagatagcttctgtacacaggtattcagaaaatgattgttattacctgtaagtacaatatcatcaacatatactagaaaatatgcagtaatcccattggaggaaaaaataaacaaggacGCATCAGCATTTGATTTGCGAAAACCAAGTTTGAGCAAAAAAGAAGTAAGTTCAAGATACCAAGCTCGTGGAGCCTGTTTCAAACCATAAAGAGACTTCTTCAGTTTGCAAACATAATCAGAAAACTCAAGTTGTACCAAGCTCGTGGAGCCTGTTTTAAACCATAAAGAGACTTCTTCAGTTTGCAAACATAATCAGAAAACTCAGGTTGCACATATCCTGGAGGTTGCTGCATGTAGACATCTTCATAAAGTGTGCCATGTAAAAAGGCATTATTTACATCCAATTGCCTTAACTGCCATCCTTTAGAAATTGCAAGAGTAAGAACTACCCGAATTGTGACCGGTTTTGTAACCGGACTAAATGTATCAAAATAATCACGCCCAGGTTCCTGAAGAAATCCTTTGGCAACCAAACGTGCCTTGTACTTATCAATAGTACCATCCGGTTTACGCTTAATccgaaacacccatttgcaactaATAAGATGATGTTTGTCTCTCGGAACCAGCTCCCAAGTTTTATTTTGCAAAAGAGCATTGTACTCTGAATCCATCGCCTGCCGCCAAAGTGAACTTGCCAGAGCTTGTTTAACTGTTCTTGGCTCGAGTGTATCCTGTAAAGGATATTTAGTTGTAAGATTAACaaaagaagaattaaaatactttgaGTTAGGCTTCCTTTGTCGCTGCTGCCGTTGTACAGGAGCTGGAACTGAGTCTTCTGAAACAATCGGTAGTGGCAAATCTAAATCAGCAGTAGAAGATTCAGTCATCAAAGGTTCAACTTGTTGAGTCTCAGTACTAATTAATGGCATGGCAGATTGATCAGATTCTGCTGATAATGCTGTAATAGATTCTGAACCAGTACTCGAAACCAACAAATCAGAATCACTTGGAATAGAAATTGCCAATGGAACCGAAGCAACTGCAGTTGGTGCAACAGGTGATGAATTTTGTTGTTGTGTCGAACCTGTACAAGAAGCATCTCgaaaataatttgtaaattgatgagaactagtgcaagtttcagatggaaaaatatgctcaacaaATTGAACATGACGAGACAAATACAAACGATTAGCCTTTGGATCGTAACATTTGTATGCAGATTGAGTTGGAGAATATCCAAGAAAAATACAAGGCAATGAACGACACTAAAGTTTAGAATTATTATATGGCCTTAGCCATGGAAAACAAAGACAACCAAAAGATTTCAATCTCTTAAAACTATGAGACATACCAAGCAATCTAGAGAAAGGTGTTTGAAACGAAATAGCGGACGAAGGCAACCGATTGAGCAAATAAACAGCAGCCTGGAAAGCATAAGACCAATAATTAGAAGGTAAAGACGAAAATTGTAACATAGCAAGACCTGTTTCAACTATTGAGCGATGACGACGTTCAGCAGTACCATTATGCTCTGGCGTATGTGGAGGTGTTGTATAATGTGAAATACCACAAGACAAAAAATGATGCTTAAGCTTTTGATACTCCTCACCATTATCAGTGAACACAGAAACAATTTTagtgtgaaaataattttcaaccaatttctaaaagtggataaacaaatcatgagtatcagatttcttcttcatgggatatagccaaacatacttagaatagtgatcaataaatgtaacgtaatactcatagccatcaatagatttttgtgtaggaccccaaacatcggaATAAACAAGTTGCAAAGGCTTATTACTAACAAGAGAATTCTCAGAAAACGGTAATTTATGACTCTTGCTCATAGAGCATGAAATACAATGAAAACTAGAAACATAGTTAGACATAGACTGAAGACCAATATTTCGAAGTACTAACAAAAAGACTTTATTGTTGGGATGACCAAGCTTGTGATGCCATTCAGAAAGCAAAGACAGACACCGAGTAGTAACATTCAGCTGAGGACGTTGAGAATTAACTCTGGAAAAACTTGCACAGTAGATATCATCAATGTTCTCTCCCCGTAGCAGAGACGCCCCCGTGTACAGATCCTTCACAACAAAATAAGATGGAAAAAATTCCACAGAAACATGATTAGTGCGATATAACTTAGCAATTGAAACCAAATTCTTGCGCAGATTAGGCACACATAACACATTAGGcaatgataaattcttagagtaaGCAGGAATTTGCACAAAACCAGTATGTGATACAGCAAGCATTTTACCATCACCAAGTTGTACTTTCTCAGGACCTCCATAGTCAGAATAGCTTTGCAAAGAAGCTAGATTCGACACAACATGATGAGAAGCTCCGCTATCAAACAACCATTGTTGTGGAGAAGAAGCAGCCATAGCAGAAGTAACATTAACTGCAGGTATCGGTGCTAAAGAATGAGAGGTATCAGTCTTCAAAAACATATTATTCTCCTTAAGAAAGCGAGCCAATTTGCGACATTCAGCAGTAGTATGCCCAGTATATTCATAAAATTGACATACCACATCAAGTCGATAAGAACCTCGACCTCGACCACCAGAGTAAGAACCACGACCACCACATCGATTTCCAGAATAATTGTAGTTTTGTGGAGATCGATTATAATTGCCATTCTGATTTTGTGAACGCCCTCTAGAACGTTGAGTGTAATTGACAGTAGCAATCACTTGTGACGTAGCTGAAATAATTGTGGAATCTTTTTCTTGTAAGGATCGTTCATGATCAGTAAGTTTTTCAAAGAGATCAAAAAAGGTTATTGGGGTTTCACGAACTTTTAACGCAGCAACTATGGGACTGTAATCATCTCCCAATCGCGtgataatataaacaattaaatcatCATCACTCACCGGATTCTGGGTAAGAGCAAGCTCATCTGCAATAGCCCTCATCTCATTGAGAAAAACAGCAATCGGTTTGGTTCCCTTAGAGTTCTGTGCTAATTTAGTCTTTAAGGACAAAATTCTAGAACGAGAAACATTAGCAAAACTCTGGTGAAGCCGATTCCATGCTTCTTTGGCAGTATTGGCTGAAGGAATCAAGGGTTGAATAGTATCGGAACAACTTCCTAAAAGAGCACTGATCAAGATTTGATCTTGTCGAAACTATAAGGCGAAAGCTGAGTTGGCTGTTTTGTCTTTTTCAGAAAGAAATTGTGATGGTGCAACCCGTGaaccatcaataaaatcaagtaAATCAAGACCAATTAAGGTTGATTGGATCTGTTTTCTCCAAACAGGAAAATTCTCCTGAGTAAGTTTAATAGGAAAATGCGTTGGAGCATTTAATTGAATAACAATAATAGATGACGAAGCCATTAattaaagtttaagaaaattggatcagaaaactcgtgagagcagattgcggctctgataccatatagagaaaaaggtttttgtattatttactgaacgtattacagaaacttatataatacaagtctacaactaactaaatacaagataagtatacagctataactcaaatacttaaaaatagataaaactgttataggcTGTTCCAAGTTAAGCTCTTTGGCTCTTGATAATGTCCCATCTTCTATGATTATGGATACTGTGAAAAACTACATTAAAGCGGATGGTTCATGGAACTGTCAAATCTTTGGTCATCTTTTATCTAACAGTGTTATGCTGAATATTGCTGTTATCCTTCCTCCCCAAGCGGGCCAATAGGAGGATTCTTTTATTTGAATGACAACCCCAACAGTTACTTTCTCTCTCAAGTCAGCTTATGACTTCTTTTCTAACAATTCTAGTGTGCCATCTGCAGGTTGGAGGAAAGTATGGAAATGGAAGGGCTCCCAAAGAATAAAAATGCTCCTTTGGCTAGAAATGCATGAAAGACTCCTCACAAATGTCGAGCGGCACTGGAGACATATTGCATCTCAGGCAAACTCCCAAGGCTAAGAACACCTGGATTAACTTGGACTGGAATTTTAACACTCAGTTTCTTCCAAGAAAATGTCTCAATGTTGTTGAAAGAATATGATTCATATTGCCAGCTCATCATAGACTTATTCTTAGGAAGTTGTTAGAAATGATTCTTAGACTTCCAGTAGTGCTCCTTAACCATATGGTTTATCTGTTATATAAATAGTGCCGTATTTCTCTATTAATTGAGATTTTCTTTTAGAATTTGTTGTGCTCTTCAAGTCTATAAATTGATTTGCTTTCCATTGAATAAGTGGGCAATTACCAATATTCTCCTTTGTttattttgcttcttttttttcctaCTCTGTTCTATTCTATTTTTTCTAACATTTTTTTTGTATCAGAGCCAGGTTTGTTCATAAACAAAGAAGGTGAGAGAAATACCAAATTCAGAGATCAAACATCTTGAGTGTGAGAAGAAGTGAGAATTCACCATGGCTGCAAATAGCAATTTTGCAACCACATCTCAGCCCCTTATTCCAATTCCCAATGGTAGCAATTATGATTTCTGGAGCATCAAAATGAAGACTCTATTTAAGTCTCAGGAACTATGGGACTTAGTAGAGAATGGGTGTGCCAATCCTAACTTAAAGGAAAATAGGAAAAAAGACTCCAAGGCATGTGTTGATCCTGACGAAGAGACTCGGTTAAAGGAAAACAGGAAAAAAGACTCCAAGGCATTGTAATTCATTCAACAAGCTGTCAATGAGAGCGTTTTCTCCAGAATTGCAGCAGCAATTACCTCCCAAGAGGCTTGGCGAAAACTGCAGGTTCAGTTTCAAGGTACAGCATAAGTGAAAGCCATACGACTTCAAAATCTACGGCATGATTTTAAAACTCTACTGATAAGGGGCAGTGAGTCAGTAGATGCCTTTATGACTAGAGTGTCTGAAATTGTTAGTCAAATGAATTTATATGGCGAAAatccaactgatcaaacaaTTGTTTCTAAAGTGCTG encodes:
- the LOC110630997 gene encoding N-alpha-acetyltransferase 40 isoform X2; the protein is MPKRREILERRKAFDELIKAASSVKDHLASFPPFRHFDSNGLSVYLESGRGDKISSSLKRCLQNLLKDNMERHYGPEWAAEEKVKRRELVTPEARYIFVYEASSNEEKVILDGEHSLVGFVHYRFTLEEEMPVLYVYEIQLESRAQGKGLGKFLMQLLELIARKNCMSAVVLTVQKANVVAMNFYTSKLRLKGKRLVRYTQF
- the LOC110630997 gene encoding N-alpha-acetyltransferase 40 isoform X1, which produces MPKRREILERRKAFDELIKAASSVKDHLASFPPFRHFDSNGLSVYLESGRGDKISSSLKRCLQNLLKDNMERHYGPEWAAEEKVKRRELVTPEARYIFVYEASSNEEKVILDGEHSLVGFVHYRFTLEEEMPVLYVYEIQLESRAQGKGLGKFLMQLLELIARKNCMSAVVLTVQKANVVAMNFYTSKLRYVVSSISPSKVDPLIGVQKNYEILCKAFDNEAKATLEA